One Dysosmobacter welbionis DNA segment encodes these proteins:
- a CDS encoding ribosomal L7Ae/L30e/S12e/Gadd45 family protein, protein MISELASQEKVIGVKQSRKAIREGRAKRVYLACDADPAITEPVAASCAEAGIPVETDYTLSQLGQACRISVGASVVAVLSA, encoded by the coding sequence GTGATCTCGGAGCTTGCTTCCCAGGAGAAGGTCATCGGCGTGAAGCAGTCCCGCAAGGCGATCCGGGAAGGCCGGGCCAAGCGGGTCTATCTCGCCTGTGACGCCGATCCCGCCATCACCGAGCCGGTGGCCGCCAGCTGTGCGGAGGCCGGCATCCCCGTAGAGACGGACTACACACTGTCCCAGCTGGGCCAGGCGTGCCGGATCAGCGTGGGCGCGTCCGTGGTGGCCGTCCTCTCCGCATAA
- the rpsL gene encoding 30S ribosomal protein S12: MPTFNQLVRKGREQATYKSTSPALQFGLNTLKNKTTDLPSPQKRGVCTAVRTATPKKPNSALRKIARVRLTNGYEVTAYIPGVGHSLQEHSVVMIRGGRVKDLPGVRYHIIRGTLDTQGVSGRMQARSKYGAKRPKQK, encoded by the coding sequence ATGCCTACTTTTAACCAGCTGGTCCGTAAAGGAAGAGAACAGGCTACCTACAAGTCCACTTCTCCCGCTCTGCAGTTTGGTCTGAACACCCTGAAGAACAAGACCACCGATCTGCCTTCTCCCCAGAAGAGAGGCGTGTGCACCGCCGTGAGAACCGCGACCCCCAAGAAGCCCAACTCCGCCCTGCGTAAGATCGCCCGTGTGCGTCTGACCAACGGCTACGAAGTCACCGCTTACATTCCCGGCGTGGGCCACTCCCTGCAGGAGCACTCCGTCGTGATGATCCGCGGTGGCCGTGTCAAGGATCTCCCCGGTGTCCGTTACCACATCATCCGCGGTACGCTGGATACCCAGGGCGTCTCCGGCCGTATGCAGGCTCGTTCCAAATACGGTGCCAAGCGGCCCAAGCAGAAGTAA
- the rpsG gene encoding 30S ribosomal protein S7: MPRRGNVPKREILPDPVYGSVLVTRLINSVMLDGKKGVAQKVVYGAFDQIKEKTEKDPIEVFNQAMENIMPSLEVKARRVGGATYQVPMEVRPARRTTLGLRWLTAYARSRSERTMAERLAGELMDAANNTGSAVKKREEVHKAAEANKAFAHFRW; encoded by the coding sequence GTGCCCAGAAGAGGTAATGTTCCCAAGAGAGAGATCCTGCCGGATCCCGTTTACGGCTCCGTCCTGGTCACCCGGCTGATCAATAGTGTCATGCTGGATGGCAAGAAGGGCGTGGCCCAGAAGGTGGTCTACGGTGCCTTCGACCAGATCAAGGAGAAGACCGAGAAAGACCCCATCGAAGTGTTCAACCAGGCCATGGAGAATATCATGCCCAGCCTGGAAGTCAAGGCCCGCCGTGTGGGCGGCGCCACCTATCAGGTCCCCATGGAGGTCCGTCCCGCCCGCCGCACGACCCTGGGTCTGCGCTGGCTGACGGCCTACGCCCGTTCCCGCAGCGAGCGTACCATGGCTGAGCGCCTGGCCGGCGAACTCATGGACGCCGCCAACAACACCGGCAGCGCCGTGAAGAAGCGCGAGGAAGTCCACAAGGCAGCCGAGGCCAACAAGGCGTTCGCCCATTTCCGCTGGTAA
- the tuf gene encoding elongation factor Tu yields the protein MAKQKFERTKPHVNIGTIGHVDHGKTTLTAAITKWLSLQGKAQFEAYDSIDKAPEEKERGITINTAHVEYETEKRHYAHVDCPGHADYIKNMITGAAQMDGAILVIAASDGPMAQTREHILLARQVGVPAIVVFLNKCDQVDDPELLELVEMEVRELLSKYEFPGDDIPIIKGSALNALISESSDPAAPEYACIKELMDAVDDYIPTPDRKEDMPFLMPVEDVFTISGRGTVATGRVERGVLKLSEEVEIVGLTDEKKKTVVTGIEMFHKLLDYAEAGDNIGALLRGVDRNGIERGQVLAKPGSIHPHTKFKGQVYVLTKDEGGRHTPFFNNYRPQFYFRTTDVTGVITLPEGTEMCMPGDNVEMSVELITPIAIEKGLRFAIREGGRTVGSGAVTEITEA from the coding sequence ATGGCTAAGCAGAAATTTGAAAGAACCAAGCCCCATGTTAACATCGGCACCATTGGTCACGTCGACCATGGCAAGACCACGCTGACTGCCGCCATTACCAAGTGGCTGTCTCTGCAGGGCAAGGCTCAGTTCGAGGCTTATGACTCCATCGACAAGGCCCCCGAGGAGAAGGAGCGCGGCATTACCATCAACACCGCTCACGTGGAGTATGAGACCGAGAAGCGTCACTATGCCCACGTGGACTGCCCGGGCCACGCCGACTATATCAAGAACATGATTACCGGCGCTGCCCAGATGGACGGTGCTATCCTGGTTATCGCCGCTTCCGACGGCCCCATGGCTCAGACTCGTGAGCACATCCTGCTGGCCCGTCAGGTGGGCGTGCCCGCCATCGTCGTGTTCCTGAACAAGTGCGATCAGGTCGACGACCCCGAGCTGCTGGAGCTGGTGGAGATGGAGGTCCGTGAGCTGCTCTCCAAGTATGAGTTCCCCGGCGACGACATCCCCATCATCAAGGGTTCCGCTCTGAACGCTCTGATTTCCGAGTCCAGCGATCCCGCCGCTCCCGAGTATGCCTGCATCAAGGAGCTGATGGATGCTGTTGACGACTATATCCCCACCCCCGACCGCAAGGAGGATATGCCTTTCCTGATGCCCGTCGAGGACGTGTTCACCATCTCCGGCCGCGGCACCGTGGCTACCGGCCGTGTGGAGCGTGGTGTCCTGAAGCTGAGCGAGGAAGTCGAGATTGTTGGCCTGACCGACGAGAAGAAGAAGACCGTCGTCACCGGCATCGAGATGTTCCACAAGCTGCTGGACTACGCTGAGGCCGGCGACAACATCGGCGCCCTGCTGCGTGGCGTGGACCGCAACGGCATCGAGCGCGGCCAGGTTCTGGCGAAGCCCGGTTCCATTCATCCCCACACCAAGTTCAAGGGCCAGGTTTACGTCCTGACCAAGGACGAGGGCGGCCGTCACACCCCCTTCTTCAACAACTATCGTCCTCAGTTCTACTTCCGCACCACCGACGTGACCGGCGTCATCACCCTGCCCGAGGGCACTGAGATGTGCATGCCCGGCGATAACGTCGAGATGAGCGTGGAGCTGATTACCCCCATCGCCATTGAGAAGGGCCTGCGTTTCGCTATCCGTGAGGGTGGCCGCACTGTGGGTTCCGGCGCTGTTACCGAGATCACCGAGGCCTGA
- a CDS encoding DUF4830 domain-containing protein, with product MLIWTARVSKKTKAVVAVILAGILAAAVLLLVGRSGGGQDAAAWQLTGNADRIAYLESMGWQVEEEPVETLQFLLPEKLEEPYLTYNELQDSQGFDLSACCGKQVARYTYTVTNYPGRPEGVQANLYVCEGQPVAGDILCAGADGFQDTLVYPEQD from the coding sequence ATGCTGATTTGGACCGCGCGGGTTTCCAAGAAGACAAAGGCCGTTGTGGCTGTGATCCTGGCCGGCATCCTGGCGGCCGCCGTCCTGCTGCTGGTGGGCCGCTCCGGTGGCGGTCAGGACGCGGCAGCTTGGCAGCTGACCGGCAATGCCGACCGCATCGCCTATCTGGAGTCCATGGGCTGGCAGGTGGAGGAGGAACCGGTGGAGACGCTGCAGTTTCTGCTGCCGGAGAAACTGGAGGAGCCCTACCTCACCTACAACGAGCTGCAGGATTCCCAGGGCTTCGACCTTTCTGCGTGCTGCGGCAAGCAAGTGGCCCGGTACACCTACACCGTCACCAACTATCCCGGACGGCCGGAGGGTGTCCAGGCCAACCTCTACGTCTGCGAGGGGCAGCCGGTGGCCGGGGATATCCTCTGCGCCGGGGCAGACGGATTCCAGGACACACTGGTCTATCCGGAGCAGGACTGA
- a CDS encoding pseudouridine synthase, with amino-acid sequence MEKARLDKIIAGEGTYSRREVRLLVRQGRVLVNGVPARSPEDKVVPEAVEIMVDGTVLHCRRYTWIMLHKPAGVLSATEDGRGATVLDLLPPELRRRGLFPVGRLDKDTEGLLLLTNEGGLAHDILSPKHHVDKVYYARTAGCLTEEDCRAFAAGMTLGGGLECLPAGLEILSAGPEGSEGLVTLREGKFHQVKRMLAARGKPVLYLKRVRMGNLPLDPALEPGTYRYLTEDEVESLRNF; translated from the coding sequence ATGGAGAAAGCGCGTCTGGACAAGATCATCGCCGGGGAGGGGACATACTCCCGGCGGGAAGTGAGGCTCCTGGTCCGCCAGGGCCGGGTGCTGGTGAACGGTGTGCCTGCCCGGTCTCCGGAGGACAAGGTGGTGCCGGAGGCAGTGGAGATTATGGTGGACGGGACCGTGCTGCACTGCCGCCGCTACACCTGGATCATGCTTCATAAGCCTGCGGGGGTCCTCTCCGCCACGGAGGACGGCCGGGGGGCCACAGTGCTGGACTTGCTGCCGCCGGAGCTCCGGCGGCGGGGACTGTTTCCGGTGGGGCGGCTGGACAAGGATACGGAGGGATTGCTGCTGCTGACCAACGAAGGAGGACTGGCCCACGACATCCTCTCTCCCAAGCATCATGTGGACAAGGTCTACTATGCCCGCACTGCCGGCTGTCTGACGGAGGAGGACTGCAGGGCGTTTGCGGCAGGCATGACCCTGGGAGGCGGCCTGGAATGCCTGCCGGCGGGGCTGGAGATCCTCTCCGCCGGGCCGGAGGGCAGCGAGGGGCTGGTCACCCTGCGGGAGGGGAAGTTCCATCAGGTGAAGCGGATGCTGGCGGCTCGGGGAAAGCCGGTCCTCTATCTGAAGCGGGTCCGCATGGGCAATTTGCCACTAGATCCGGCCCTGGAACCCGGCACATACCGATATTTGACGGAGGATGAGGTAGAGAGCCTGCGAAATTTCTAA
- a CDS encoding murein hydrolase activator EnvC family protein, whose product MKKAGRRFHRIFRAVFVAALALAITGANLAPAAAVTWADVNELKDEANGLDAEKKELQAKLDALADDKSQAVARKELLDQQIANTEAQIANTQAQIDRYAALITQTEAELVEAEEKEAAQYELFCSRVREMEKQDEVSYWAVLFRASSFTDLLGRLDAINEIMKYDQGVIDDLKALQAEIEEKKATLESSKAETEAAKAELVSKENELNTQRSQANAVIQQLSANENETEAALADLEAEQDALWAEAQRLSDQLVAQQAANGQSTESNPGGYIWPVNSRYITSTMGGRNSPGGIGSTNHKGTDIGRVGYTSSIYAAKSGTVIVSQYSSSYGNYVVISHGSGNTTLYAHMSSRKVSVGQYVNQGDVIGITGSTGNSTGPHLHFEVTENGVRVNPLNDGAEPKMGYLTGYTLSKSA is encoded by the coding sequence ATGAAGAAAGCTGGCAGGCGATTCCACCGCATCTTCCGCGCCGTGTTCGTAGCGGCGCTGGCCTTGGCTATCACCGGCGCCAATCTGGCTCCGGCGGCGGCCGTCACCTGGGCGGACGTGAATGAATTGAAGGATGAGGCCAACGGCCTGGACGCGGAGAAAAAGGAGCTCCAGGCCAAGCTGGATGCCCTGGCGGACGACAAGAGCCAGGCTGTGGCCCGGAAAGAGCTGCTGGACCAGCAGATCGCCAATACGGAGGCACAGATCGCCAATACGCAGGCCCAGATCGACCGGTATGCCGCCCTCATCACCCAGACGGAGGCGGAGCTGGTAGAGGCTGAGGAAAAAGAGGCGGCCCAGTACGAGCTGTTCTGCAGCCGGGTCCGAGAGATGGAGAAGCAGGACGAGGTCAGCTACTGGGCGGTGCTGTTCCGGGCCAGCAGCTTTACCGACCTGTTGGGCCGGCTGGACGCCATCAACGAGATCATGAAGTACGACCAGGGCGTCATCGACGACCTCAAGGCCCTTCAGGCGGAGATCGAGGAGAAGAAGGCCACGCTGGAGAGCAGCAAGGCTGAGACCGAGGCTGCCAAGGCGGAGCTGGTCAGCAAGGAGAATGAGCTGAACACCCAGCGCAGCCAGGCCAACGCCGTCATCCAGCAGCTGTCCGCCAACGAGAACGAGACGGAGGCCGCACTGGCAGATCTGGAGGCGGAGCAGGACGCCCTGTGGGCGGAGGCCCAGCGCCTCAGCGACCAGCTGGTGGCCCAGCAGGCCGCCAACGGCCAGTCCACAGAGTCCAATCCAGGCGGCTACATCTGGCCGGTGAACAGCCGGTACATCACCTCCACCATGGGCGGACGGAACTCTCCCGGCGGTATCGGCTCCACCAACCACAAGGGTACGGACATCGGCCGGGTGGGTTACACCAGCTCCATCTACGCAGCCAAGTCCGGCACGGTCATCGTGTCCCAGTACAGCAGCTCCTACGGCAACTATGTGGTCATCTCCCACGGCAGCGGCAATACCACACTGTATGCCCACATGTCCAGCCGGAAGGTGTCTGTGGGCCAGTATGTGAACCAGGGAGACGTGATCGGCATCACCGGCTCCACCGGCAACTCCACCGGACCGCACCTGCACTTTGAGGTGACGGAGAACGGCGTCCGGGTGAATCCACTGAACGACGGCGCAGAGCCCAAGATGGGATATCTCACCGGCTATACCCTTTCAAAAAGTGCATAA
- the greA gene encoding transcription elongation factor GreA, which yields MEREYKMSAARAQELQEELNYLKTTRSDEVAEQIKVARGFGDLSENSEYDEAKNEQGKLYSRIAELEEILQHVVIVDESNAPTNVVTIGCKVTVADKNGNTMPAYRIVGSQESDPMNGIISEESPFGKALVGAKEGDTVTVEAPSGAIVYTVQKIER from the coding sequence ATGGAAAGAGAGTACAAGATGAGCGCGGCCCGCGCCCAGGAACTGCAGGAAGAGCTGAACTATTTGAAGACCACCCGGTCTGACGAGGTGGCGGAGCAGATCAAGGTGGCCCGGGGCTTCGGCGATTTGAGCGAGAACAGCGAGTACGACGAGGCAAAGAACGAGCAGGGCAAGCTGTATTCCCGCATCGCAGAGCTGGAGGAGATCCTGCAGCACGTGGTGATCGTGGACGAGAGCAACGCCCCCACCAACGTGGTGACCATCGGCTGCAAGGTGACGGTGGCGGACAAGAACGGCAACACCATGCCCGCCTACCGCATCGTGGGCTCTCAGGAGTCCGACCCCATGAACGGCATCATTTCCGAGGAGTCTCCCTTCGGCAAGGCCCTGGTCGGAGCCAAGGAGGGGGACACCGTTACGGTGGAGGCCCCCAGCGGCGCCATCGTCTACACGGTGCAGAAGATCGAGCGGTAA
- the lysS gene encoding lysine--tRNA ligase — MSEQKTTQQPEQELSEQRRVRREKLAALQAAGEDPFQQTRFDWDATSAQIKEHFDQMEGRAVKVAGRLMSKRGMGKVSFCDLQDRDGRIQLYARQDEMDEAVYKKFKKFDIGDIVGVEGEVFRTQRGEMSVRAKNITLLSKALLPLPEKFHGLTDLELRYRQRYVDLIVNPEVKRNFVIRSKFIKHVRDFLDERGYMEVETPVLNTISGGATARPFITHHNTLDIDMYMRIATELPLKRLIVGGLDRVYEIGRIFRNEGMDPKHNPEFTTVELYQAYTDFNGMMDLFEDLLSSAAQKILGTYQVEWQGEQIDLTPGWPRLTMHEAVKQYTGIDFMAISSDEEAVAAAKAIGVELPETADPTWGNALYETFDQKVEEKLVQPTFITMHPVDVSPLAKRSPQDPRLTERFELFICRSEMGNAFSELNDPIDQKQRFQKQVELRAKGDSEAGMMDEDYINALEYGLPPTGGLGIGIDRCVMLLTNSDTIREVILFPTMKPLE, encoded by the coding sequence ATGTCTGAACAGAAGACAACCCAGCAGCCGGAGCAGGAGCTGAGTGAGCAGCGCCGCGTCCGGCGGGAGAAGCTGGCGGCCCTTCAGGCCGCAGGCGAGGATCCCTTCCAGCAGACCCGGTTCGACTGGGACGCCACCTCTGCACAGATCAAGGAGCACTTTGACCAGATGGAGGGCAGGGCCGTGAAGGTGGCCGGCCGCCTGATGAGCAAGCGGGGCATGGGCAAGGTCAGCTTCTGTGACCTGCAGGACCGGGACGGCCGCATCCAGCTGTACGCCCGCCAGGACGAGATGGATGAGGCGGTCTATAAGAAGTTCAAGAAGTTCGACATCGGTGACATCGTGGGCGTCGAGGGTGAGGTGTTCCGCACCCAGCGGGGCGAGATGAGTGTCCGGGCCAAGAACATCACGCTGTTGAGCAAGGCGCTGCTGCCCCTGCCGGAGAAGTTCCACGGCCTGACAGATCTGGAGCTCCGGTACCGCCAGCGGTATGTGGATTTGATCGTGAACCCGGAGGTGAAGCGAAACTTCGTCATCCGGTCCAAGTTCATCAAGCACGTCCGGGACTTCCTGGATGAACGGGGCTATATGGAGGTAGAGACGCCGGTGCTGAACACCATTTCCGGCGGCGCCACTGCCCGGCCCTTCATCACCCACCACAACACTCTGGACATCGATATGTATATGCGTATCGCCACAGAGCTGCCCCTGAAGCGGCTGATTGTGGGCGGCCTGGACCGGGTGTATGAGATCGGCCGCATCTTCCGCAACGAGGGTATGGACCCCAAGCACAACCCGGAGTTTACCACTGTGGAGCTGTATCAGGCCTACACGGACTTCAACGGCATGATGGATCTGTTTGAGGACCTGCTGTCCTCTGCCGCCCAGAAGATCCTGGGCACCTATCAGGTGGAGTGGCAGGGCGAGCAGATCGACCTGACCCCCGGCTGGCCCCGGCTGACCATGCATGAGGCCGTGAAACAGTACACCGGCATCGACTTCATGGCTATCTCATCTGATGAGGAGGCGGTGGCCGCTGCCAAGGCCATCGGCGTGGAGCTGCCGGAGACGGCGGACCCCACCTGGGGCAATGCCCTGTATGAGACCTTCGATCAGAAGGTGGAGGAGAAGCTGGTACAGCCCACCTTCATCACTATGCACCCAGTGGATGTGAGCCCTCTGGCCAAGCGTTCCCCGCAGGATCCCCGGCTGACGGAGCGGTTCGAGCTGTTCATCTGCCGCAGCGAGATGGGCAACGCCTTCTCCGAGCTGAATGACCCTATCGACCAGAAGCAGCGGTTCCAGAAGCAGGTGGAGCTGCGGGCCAAGGGCGACAGCGAGGCTGGCATGATGGACGAGGACTATATCAACGCCCTGGAGTACGGCCTGCCCCCCACCGGCGGCCTTGGAATCGGCATCGACCGCTGCGTCATGCTGCTGACCAACTCCGACACCATTCGGGAAGTCATTCTCTTCCCCACGATGAAGCCGCTGGAATGA